In Chloroflexota bacterium, the DNA window GTGCCAGTAGGAATCGTTCTCCATGAAACTCACGCCCTTGCCCTTCGTCGTGCGCGCGATGATGACGACCGGCTTGCCGTGAATTTCGTCCGCTTGATCGAGCGCGTCGAGAACCTGGGTCTGGTTGTGACCGTGAATCTCAATCGTGTGCCAGCCGAACGCGCGCCATTTGTCCACGATGGGTTCGGTAGGCAAGACCTTGGTGGTCGTCCCAGTTTGTTGAACCCCGTTGTAGTCGAGAATCACTTTCAAATTGTCGAGTTGATATTTCGCCGCGACGAGCGCGCCTTCCCAGATGACGCCGGCGTTGATTTCGCCGTCACCCAGGATCGCGTAGACGCGTCGTTTCGATTTGTCCATCCGCGCGCAGAGCGCCATGCCTGCCCCAATCGCCACACCATGACCGAGCGGACCCGCCGGCACTTCGATGCCAGGTGTCTTTTGTCTCTCTGGATGTCCTTGCAAACGGCTGTTGAGCGCGCGAAACGTCATCAGATCTTCGACCGGAAAAAAGCCGCGATGCGCGAGCGCGGTGTACAGCATCGCGCACGCGTGCCCTTTCGAAAACACCAACCGATCCCGGTCGTCCCAGTTCGGATTGGATGGATTGATTCGCAAGTGATGAAAGTACAACGCGGTCAGCACTTCGGCGATCGAAAACGCGCCGCCGATGTGTCCAGTCTGACGCGCGTACACCATCTGCAAAACCTGGATTCGAAATTCATACGCGCGACGCGAGAGATCGGCAATCATTTCCTGGGTATGGTTTGTGCCGTACGGATAGACAGTTATGATCATCGAGACTCCCAAATCAAATAACCCAAACTTGCCAAAGGTCGCTGTGATACCAACTTGTGCTTTGGCAGATTTGGCAGCTTTGGCATGTTTGGCACGTTTAATTCATCGCCAACAGCATTTCACGCACGCGCGCAAAACCGGTATCGCCACTGTTGTACACTGGGATGCGGGTGTTCTCTAACAACGGCGCCAACGCCGACATAGAGAGTTGCGCCATGACGATACACTCGACCGATGCAGACAACTTTTCGACTTGTTCCAACAGCAGTTCGTTGTGTTTCGCGACATCGCCTTTGGAGATGAATTCAAACGCCTCGCTGCACAAGAGCGTCTGCACTTCGATCTCTTTGCCCTGCTCTTGCGCCACGATTTTAAGCAACCGTTCCGAAGATGGCACGGTCGTGCTCAATGTCGCCAACAAGCCAATCTTTCGAAATTGCCTGACTGCCAGTTCCATCATTGGGCGGTCAATCTGCTGAATCGGCACGCTGACCATGGGGCGTCCCAGTTCTGCCGCGAAGTTGAACGTCGAACAGGCAAGCAGAATCATATCTACCTGCGCTTCTTCGAGGTTGTGCGCGTACTGAGCGAACTTGAAATAGTTGACCTTGGGAATGACTCCGACGCCCGCTACAATATTATCCCTTTGGATGGTATCGTCACACAAGTGCATGACGCTGACTTCGGGGATGTGCTTGTCAATGTAGGGCTGCATCGCGCGGATGGTCAGGTTCACGGCGTGGATGATTCCCAGGGTTCTCTGGTTCAATGGCTTTGACACTTTGGTCTCCTGAGAGTTTGTCTTAAAAGGAGCACTGGATTCTCACGCCAAGGCGCAAATAGAATAAAAAATTGCGCTCTTTGCGGCTTGGCGAGAGTCTTTAAGACAACCCAAGTAATAGAATGAGGTCGCACGGCTGATGGACTTTCGACAGCCACTCACGCGGCTGTCGAAAAGCGCAACAACGATATGCCGTGCACCGGCAAGTTGAAACTCAATTTGATATTTCCGTCGTACAGCGCGATCCTCTGGGGCGGCTCCAGCAACTCCAAGCCGTCGCGTGATTTGATCGCGGCTCTCTGCCCTGGCGCGGGATACATCGGCTTGCCTTGGCGCACCCATTCGGCGTACGCGTTGCTGTGAGACTGATCAACCCGGTAGTGCTCCATGACCAGATTGTTCCCGGCGAACGGCAGGTTGGCGATTTCTAGTTCGATCTCGTACTCGCCGCTCTCATCCCAGTCGTCGTGGTGATTGTAGATCAGCACGTCCAACTGCTTGCCGCCGGAAAGAGTCGCCAAGCCGGAGATATCCGGCGATTCGCCTCGACCGCAAAGATCGGCGTAGGTCATTGGGTCTTTCGTGCCGGTGCTCTCGAAAAGAACTTGTTGCGCGCCCAGCTTGGCGTACATCCGAAACAGATTCAGGATCGCCTTGTCAATTCCCTGGGTCGAGAATGTTCGCGTACCTTCAAAGCAGCGCTCGCCCACGAACATGAATGCCCAAGTCAATAGTTTCAAATCCCAGTTGTTCTGCTTGGCGAACTGGCTGACTTTATCGAAGGCGGTCGCGACAA includes these proteins:
- a CDS encoding transketolase, translated to MIADLSRRAYEFRIQVLQMVYARQTGHIGGAFSIAEVLTALYFHHLRINPSNPNWDDRDRLVFSKGHACAMLYTALAHRGFFPVEDLMTFRALNSRLQGHPERQKTPGIEVPAGPLGHGVAIGAGMALCARMDKSKRRVYAILGDGEINAGVIWEGALVAAKYQLDNLKVILDYNGVQQTGTTTKVLPTEPIVDKWRAFGWHTIEIHGHNQTQVLDALDQADEIHGKPVVIIARTTKGKGVSFMENDSYWHGSPPNEKQFQAALAELNEGVARWQN
- a CDS encoding aspartate/glutamate racemase family protein, giving the protein MQPYIDKHIPEVSVMHLCDDTIQRDNIVAGVGVIPKVNYFKFAQYAHNLEEAQVDMILLACSTFNFAAELGRPMVSVPIQQIDRPMMELAVRQFRKIGLLATLSTTVPSSERLLKIVAQEQGKEIEVQTLLCSEAFEFISKGDVAKHNELLLEQVEKLSASVECIVMAQLSMSALAPLLENTRIPVYNSGDTGFARVREMLLAMN